A region of the Emys orbicularis isolate rEmyOrb1 chromosome 6, rEmyOrb1.hap1, whole genome shotgun sequence genome:
TTATTGAATCCTGCCAGTTAGATAGAAAGACTTAAACAACCTTCACAATGTGATTTAGCAAGTAAGACTGGACTGCCAGCCAGCAAAGAGCCATCTGAATGAATGGAAAAACTGCCCCTTTGGGAAGCCAAttcttttttaccttttttttctgACAACTGAATATAATTTTCCCCCTCTTCTATGAAGTTTCCAAAATAAGCTTCTAGGGTCAAATCATTTCCCTTTGCTGAGACAGAAGAGATAGGTTTGGCCCAGGGTACTAGGGGAAGCGATTTCTCTGTACACTGCTGCAATCTCTGGATTGCAATAGTCCCTATTGTTTCTGCACCTTCGGTTTGCAGGAGGGTATGGCCAGTGGCTTTGCAGCATGCTGGTTCCACCAGATTCATACTTAATCTTTTCTAGTGTGGTTCTACTCTGCAAAAGTGGCATTATGGGGTCCCATGTTTATTGTCCCTGTAATAACTTCGGTATCAAATGTACtcaatttacaagtaaaaagatgttGTTTTCTTCAGACTTCCAGCCCTTCAGACTCAACTTGAGCTCCCAGGGCCAAGCTGGCTTCTTTCCATCTTCTGCATTGTCACTAGCAATAAAGGTTCTGCCAGCCAAAATGGGCCTCCAACTGCATCTGTGCAACAGCACTGCCCTCCAATTACGCCCATAGCTATACCTCCGGAAGCCTGGGCTTGTCAGAGGATTTGCACAGGTATAGCCGATTGGAATGTAGTGAACAATGCTCCTGATGGTGTGCAAACAGAATCTGCAGCTCATTCCACCTTCCCTGTCCGCAGTGCTAAAAGGAGCCAAAGGTAGCATCTGCTTATTTCTATCAATGAAGTGAGCAGACAGAATCCTGAGAATGGTTGAGTAAGAAAGTGCCACGTTTACATAATTGCTTTGCACAGTAAAACGACTCTTAAGCCTTCCTacatggggaagagcagggagcccTTGTGGAACTGGTCCACCCAGTGTGCTGAGTCCCAGGCACTCTGCCAGAGTTTCTCAGGCTCTGTGGTGAAGCACTGGttccactagggttaccatatgtccggatttttccggacatgtctggctttttggtcctcaaatccccgtccggggggaattgccaaaaagctggACATATCCGGGAAAATAGAGAGGGGtcttggggcttgggtccgggctggagccgctggggccagagccggagccgctggggccagagccggagccgctcgaccagggccggggccgggcccgagccgctcggccggggccgggcccgagctgctcggccagggccggggcccaagccgagctgggccggagccactgggaccgggactgggggtgctcggccgccggccggagctgcttggccagggccggggccggtgacccggggcccgagccgagctggagtcgctagagctgggggtgcttggccggggctgggggtgctcggccggggccggcgcgctcggccggaactagggccggcgccccagggcccgagctgagccgggccGCAGacactggggccagagcctcttggccggggccggccggccgccggagggagccactcggccgggggggccggactggacCGCGCCTccttgtgccccccccagccccagccccagcttacctgctgcctccctgtttcaggcttcccgcgaacatttgattcgcgggaagcaggggagggggaggagcatgggggcggagcgttcagggaagggggcggagttggggcggggactttggggaaggggcggagttgggacggggctgggggcggagttgggacggtgccggggccccgtggagtgtcctcctttttttttaattaaaatatggtaaccctaggttccACTGCACCTGGGGCCCTCAGGAACCAGGGAGGTGAGCACGGATCCTGTTTGTTCATGtgaaaaaagggaggagaaagTTGGAAGAGCAATCTAGAATGGGCATATTTGACGTCCTGAGCTGTACTTTTACTAGGCTGTCTTTGCCCCTTTTTAGATACATTTTAAATCAACTTTCTCCAGAAGACAATTTTCTGCTACTGTGCCAGTGAAACTTATATGGCCTGAAATGTCAAGAACGTGCATTTACACTCTAATGGAAATACCAATAActtcacctttttttaaaaaaaagcacagaTGTGTAATATACAATACAAATTCTTAGTCCTGGGCATAGGATTTACTAGCTTGAATAGTGCCACTGAAAACAATAAGGTTACTCAAGTGAATATGCCTGGCAGGTTTTTCATGATCAGGCTcttaattgtatttattattcTGCATGTAGGTCCCAACCCTGCAATGACCTCTGGATGGGCActgggaagcaggtttaaaacaaaaggaagcatttctttacacaacgcacagtcaacctgtggaactccttgccagagtatgttgtgaagactaagactagaacagggttcaaaaaagaattagatacgttcatggaggacaggtccatcaaaggctattagccaggaagggcagggatgatgtccctagcctctgtttgccagaatatGAGAATGGGTGActagggatggatcacttgatgattgcctgttctgttcattccctctgaagcacctggcagtggccactgtcggaagacaggctactgggctataaggacctttgatctgaccctgtatggctgtCTTATGTTCTTTATATGCACAAAGCTCATTGTGGCATCAGGGCCACAGTTTGCAAAGCTTGTTGGGAATAAAAGATGCTGTATTATAAAAATGGTATTCTCTATGGCAAGGGTCTCAAACTCGTGGCCCGTGGAGCTCTTCCCTGTGGCCCACCAAACATAAACATAAACTTAATCTCTGTTATTTTAGAAGAAGAACTCCGGTCATTTAAATTCAATTTTGTGCCAAATAAAGATGAAATTTCAAGTTATGTGCATTCCTTCTTGGTAAACCTTTCTTGCAATTGAAATAGCCTTTAGTTTAAAAGTAAAACTGCACTGGAAAAAGGGATACTGTCAAGTTAGCTTTTTAAGGATTTAAATTTTTTAGAAAGTGTTTTCAAACTTACATACAGTACTTTTTTTCAGAGTTTTTGCTTCAGAGAATGTTCTAAGGATCCCTGTAGTTTGGCTAGATTTGCCATAGAACTGCCATTATTAAAGCAGCGTTgtggtagccgtgtcagtcccaggatattagagagagagaaggtgggtgagattggtccaataaaagatatcacctcacccatcgTGTCACTCTAATAATGAAAGCAGGGCAATGGGAAAAAGGCTCCTTGGTTCCTATAACTCTTGCTGTTCGGAGTCGAAAAACTGCAGTGCTAAAAGAGTTGATGTATTCATTATTTTCCAACTGGTTAAAACAGTAGACTGGGGCAGCAGAGTATtgtgttcaattcctggctctgctatagATTTCTGGTGTGAATGTAGGCAAGTCAcataaggtgaaatcctgaccataATTTAGgtcaaagggaattttgccaATGACTTTCACGAAGatgaggatttcacccacagtctCGCTGAACCTGAGATGGGAATAATAGTACTTTCCCACCTCATAGATATATTACGAGGCTAAATATATTAAcaattatgaggtgctcagatattacggtAGGTAGATAGATCATTTGACTCTATCTAGGTTCATCTACAGATTCTATCTTGAAGTGAgagttggttgttttttgttttgtcattaATCTAGAATTGTATTGAACGTTTGACTAACTGGACCTCATTTCCAACTCTGGCCAAAGAAGATTTTTGTTGCTTAATTAAAAGTGAAAAGGTTTGGATAACAAGATAATGAACATTGACTATAGATTATACAGTCCAAAATAGTGTTCACAAGTACTGCAACTACCACAACAAATGaattttcatttgaatttttaagTGAATTTGCTTTCATTGTTTTTGCTAATTGTAAACATTCTGGTGAACAAGTTTACTGGCAAAAATGCAAAGGTGTCTGCCGGAATAGTAAACTTTATGCAAACATTGGATGCTAGCTGGAAATGCATATTTTGAATTAGTAAAAATGAGCATTCACATTGAAATCTTAATTCTAAATATTATATTAATCCagtcagagaacagaaatatACCAATACCATATCTAATTGTACAATGAAAAACTAACTCTCGGAGCTTCAGTATCAAAATACTTGCAACAAACTGCTTAGAAAAATATCTACAGTCCAAAAACGATATGGAGAAATTACTTGTGAACAATTTCTCTGTTTCTAGCTCAGTTATGTTCCATTTCCTTGCTTTTCTTTAACATATCTATGCCAGCATTGTATGGTTCtgaattttcccattcttttacTGAATCTTTCTGTTTGCTTAAGTGAATGAAGCATCTCTCCCATCTCAGATTGTCTCTTTTATGGCTGCACGTGATGCAAGGGGCCGAGAAACCATTATAAAATCTATTAGACAGTTTAATGCTTGCTTCACGCCTCAGCAGtctttgggcttgatcctgaaagGTACTTAGCAGCCTCaatttctactgaaatcaattggagttgcGGGTTCTCACTAGTGGGATGAGACTTTGTCTGTAGGCTAACTTTATTTGAAAGATGGAACATGAGCAGGACATGCAGTTTGGGGCAAGTAAAAGACTGAAAATTCAACAATTTCTTGTCCCCTGTGTGGAGTGCCAGAAATGATATTTTCCCAGTATTTATTAACTTGGCCCCAGATTTCAATGCCTCTTGTTTCTGGGTTTCTAGATAGACATTTTTGAGAAGAGGACAAACACTATGTTTTGCTATTGATGCCAATGGAATCAAGTTTTGGCTCTATGAACTTGGAAGGTTTGATAAAGCAACAGAAGTTTTAATTCTCAATATTCTCAATATTCACTTTTCTAGACTAGCTTGAAGCTAGTAGAAAACAGGAATTTCTATTCGCCATTGGACACTTAGCGGCTACCAGTAGTCAGGCGGAAGCTAACAAAGAACCAATCACACAGTTACTTTGTCTTTAATACAAGGAAAGATTATCAATCTTAGGCCATCAAGTGGGTTTCTTTGCATCTCCTTTAAAAATAGTTCAAGAATTACATTAAATCTGATCAACGTGTGTGGAAGATTGGACTCAGTGCCTATAATGCTAGTTTCAGATTCAGGCTAAAAATTATAGTTAGaggtttttttggcttttttattcAGTCTATCAGATATAAAGATTTGTACATGCACTTGTTTTAGATTTGAGTGTCAACATGTCGAATTAGATTGTCAATAGTAGCAAACTTGCCTGTTTAAAAAGCTATTTTATCTCACTGTAGATTTGAGGTGCATAGAGATATTTTTTTTGCCCTATTATTTTAAAGACAGCATTTTATAGATAGAGTGAGAAGAAAGAAGGAGCTTAAAAATTAATGCTATGTTGACAAGTGTCTTTTAGAGCCTATTATATGATAAAAAGATGATTTACCTATAACTTGTATATGGTTATTTGCCTTTGTAAACATTTTTGTATAAGGAATATATAGAAGTAGGTCTCAGCTCCTTTATTTGTAGAAAAAGAATGTGTGTTATGTTCTTATTTAACAGTACACAGTTACAACTGTTGAAAACATGTAACCTAAAAATTGcctttaatttccttttctttaggAAAGGAGCTGTTGATCCTATAACATGGAGGATTGCCTTCATACCTCTTCTGAAAACCTTTCCAAACTGGTCAGTTGGGCCCACAGCCATGGGACCATCTGCAGCCTCATTCCAAATCTAAAGCACTTGCTTTCTGAAGGTTCCCATGGCAACCTGACAGCTATGTGGGGCTGTGGCGCAGGCCATGCGTATCATTGGCCACTGACTGCTACCTGCAGGGCTGGATCCCAGGAAAGAGTATGTTTCCAGGACAACAGAAGCTTCAACTCGGACAGTCCCAGCATCATAGGTGTGCCCTCGGAGACACAGACTAGCCCAGTAGAGAGGTACCCTGGGAGACCAGTGAAAGCAAAGTTGGATTGTAACAGAACCAGGGACTCCTGTGATTTCTCTTACTGCAGTGAGCCTTCAGAGCTAGATGAAGCCGTGGAAGAATACGAAGATGAGGCTACCCTCTTTGACATGGTCTGCGAGTCCTCGGTGACAGATGAGGATAGTGACTTTGAACCTCATACCCAAAGATCTCAAACCATTTCCCGCAAAAGGCCTGGAGCGGGCCAATCCTCATCATCTCTTTCAGGCTCCCAGTCTCAGGTCATCGATGAAAGTAGTAACAATGTGATCGTCAAAAAGATTAAGCAAGAAATCCCTGAAGATTATTATATTGTGGCTAATGCAGAACTTACTGGTGGCATTGATGGGCCTGCATTATCGCTGACGCAGATGTCAAAGCCCAAGCCTCAAACTCATGCTGGACCTTCCTATATTGGCCCTTCTAAGCCCACCCCTCCTGTAGCGCCTTCTCTCAGTGCTGAGCTAGACTTACAAAATGTGTCTGCTTCTCCCCCCGTCATATCGAGGCCTGCAGTTCAGAAGCCTGCAAGAGTAACTCTGGCTTCTCCAAACAGAGGACCAGCTAGCACCCCTACAGCCAACCAACAGGTAGCACTCCAGATGCCAGTCAGTACTTCCAATACCAGCAAACAGATTAGCATTCCTTTatcagccctgcagctccctggacAAGAAGAGCAAGCTGCTTCAGAAGACCTTCTCCAACCCGTGCCAAACCAGGTTCCTGCTGGCGAAGTAGCATTATCTCCTTCAATTAGCGCGGAGCCGGAAGTCAGCTCTAGTCAGCAACAACCTAACACTGCTCCTATCATCACTGCTGAGGCAACAGCACAGTCAATACCAGGTATGAAACTATGGAAAGCTCATACTGTCATGTAGGGAATTCAGTGTCATTCTAAAGGACACGTTTCTAAGCCAAGAATTGCAGCTGAGAAAGTGAAATATTGATCATGGTTACCATAGGTTACAGGAAGGTATTACTAGATAAATCAGTAGCTAAGCACCCTACATTGGAAGGGTGTTTGGAAAGCTTTCATTTAATAGAGCCCATAAGCACTTGATGTAGGATAATGTTAATCCAGGGATACTTCATAAAGGAACCAACAGACTTTTTCTCTAAAACAGATAGATCTCAAAGTAGGTTACATTTGACAGTCACATAGTTCTGTAGTGCAATATCTATATGGGACAGTATGCCGCTATCTAGTTATATATAAGGAGCTTTgagacagaaaagcagactgTTTGATTCATTTGCTACATCAGAAAGATAAAATCTTAGTAAAAGCAGCCTACAGTAGTGGCCAGAgctttcctctcccttccttaTTCCTATCAAGCGAGCTGACATTTGAAATGCAGAAGCAGGGGAGAGGTGTAACAGTAATGGCCGGAGGGAAGTTTGTCCTATCATAAATCTTTATTACGTTTTTTCACTAACTTGTAAATCACAGCAGCCTGgagagaatggagagagagacacagacctTTAAACCTTAAAGTAATAGTGCGTATACTTTAAATGAAGCAAAAGAGATCCTGTCCCATTTTAGTGAACATTTTCTTTCTAACGTATCCTTGTGTTTCTTTGTGCCTCCCTCTGCCCTCAATGAAATGATAAGTCTAACCAAATAAGTATGATAAAAACATAAATTTCTCAAAACAACACATTTCTGTTGATTAATCTTTTCATGCCAGCAATTCTGGAGAGAAATCAAATGCTTTGCATGGGGAAATCTGGTTCTCGGCACCAGGTTATTGAACAGTTAGATACTACCTGTTACACTGTGATCTTTACTGTTGTTGTCAAACAAAATGTTAGCTGTATGTAAAATTTCCAATATTATTCAGTAAAACCCAGCAAAGCACCGTAAGATAGAAAATGCAGAAGTTAGTGTTTTTCATTTTGCAACCAGTGACTCTCATTTCTGTCCATTAGACACTTCCTCACAGCAGTCCTGTCATGTGTAAATTATTTGATGGGGATCCTTCTATAAAACCCCAGCTAAATTCAGATCTGGTTCTGTAGGTTAAGTCCTAGGGAGATGGATTGGTGGGCAGAGGTCAGATGTGGTAGTCAAAGGTTCATGGTAAATTCGTTTATCACATAGTTCTTCAGTTCATCACATAGCTATCACCTTCACATATGTTAGCAAGCCAGGTTCTGCAGTCAGTGATATCTATGGAATTTCAACTTGCTGAGTCACAAACTTCAGTGGGTGCATTGGTATAACCCAGGGCAGAATTTTACTCTGATGTGTGTTATCTCTGAGATTCCTTTGTTTTCTACAGGGCAGTAAAAATAATTTCAGTCTGCTGTAGCCAGCAGTTAACAGAGGAATGACTTGCAGCTGTCCTGCCATGGGCAATATTTTCATCAGCTCTTAGAAACAAAGCAACCTCAGGCCTGGTTATTACTGGGAATGGAGACCGCTAATGAAAATCTGGATGCTGCCCCTGAAGTGGTGCTGGTGATTCTCTAGGTTGACCTCTTCCTTGTGAATCAGTTCTGAACTAGTGTCCTAGGGAGACAGAGGTCTTCTCTAGGACAacggttcccaaacttggttcgcggcttgttcagggtaagcccctggcaggccgcgagacacttTGAGCGGCTGTACCTGtggacgctccaggtaaacaaagcatctcgcggctcaccaggggcttaccgcgaaccaagtttgggtaCCACTGCTCTAGGATAAGATGCAAAATCAAGGCTTTCATTAAAGATATCACAACACTTTTTGCAAAGGCAGTGATGttatctaaggccaggtctacactaccgcggtagttcgacagctggcaatcgaacttccgggttcgatttatcgcgtctggtctggacgcgataaatcgatcccggaagcgctcgccgtcgactgcggtactccagctcggcgagaggagtaccgcggagtcgacggggagcctgcctgccgcgtgtggaccgcgtctgaaccgcggtaagttcgaactaaggtatgtcgacttcagctacgttattcacgtagctgaagttgcgtaccttagttcgaatttgggggttagtgtagaccaggccttagtttcctAGTAGTTTTAGCTAACTAAAATATTGTATACTTCCTGTCTTAACTCTTATGTAGTACTCCTATATGCTGTTAAACAGCTTCCATGTTCCACCCGAGAGGTTACTGCATTTCAGCAAAGGGTAAAGGGATTGCTGTGTAGgtaaggcttgatcctgcaacccttagtCATGCCAATAAtgtattgaattcaatggggacTTCTCATGTGGGAAAGGAATAACTGGACtaataaatgtttgtttgaaCCACAAATTTGTATTAATAAGTGTTTGTACGAAAAAAACATAATTCTGCAAAGATGATTGAGCTGCTAAAATGTGAGACATGATTTTAAAACAGAGTGGGGTTAATTGACAAGTGAAAGAGATTCCGCACCTATCGTAAATTTTTTAGGCTGACTCCGGGCTGGATTTCGTAACAGAGAGCGATTCACTACAAGTGGTGAATGATTTCACGTGGAATTTGAATTCCACTAAATCGTGAGAGGCGGATTGTCCAGCCTACATGATACTTTTCTATCCTGAGCTCATTATAAACCAGGAGCAATATAACTTTTTACTCAGTAGGGAGAATGAATTGGATTTTAAAGCAGGAATCTTTGCCATTGGTTTATAGACTCAATTATAGTGATAGTTTCTTAACAAAATACTACTGAAAAAAAGCATGGAGTTTAAATTCTGTCTTTTCCCCAACAAATGCGTCCTTAATTCCACAGTAacatctaaggccctgatcctgctaagattggtgcacatgcttaactttatgcactgctGACGTCAGTGGGACTAACTCAGTGTGTAAAGCTAAACACATGGGTgggcctttgcaggatcagggcccacaCTGGTTAGTTGTGATTACTAGCTGCAGCcaccacagtgaagacatatTGTTTAACATATTCCTGTAACAGGGGATGCACCCTTGAGCAATTTTTTCCAAAGATTATAGTACATGCTCTGCAAAGTAAAAAGATTGATAATGGTATGTTTGGTATTGGACtggatttggatcaggctctaaaatgCGTGGGTCATACTGTTTTTTACAATTCTTCCTATCTACAGCGTCCATCCAACCTGACTGCCTGCTTCAGACCTGTGAACAGGCAGAGGATTGAAGAATTTTATACTTGCACAAGATTCTTGTCCATTGTACTTCCCTGCTTGCTCATCAAAAACTTGGTAGACAGGGTAGGGGGGCCAGTAAAACATGCAAACTTGGCCAGGAATCAGAATACAAAACCttttcctgctcccactgaattcagtgataaaactcccattgattttattggTATCAGGGTACGGCTTGTGTCTTGTAGATGCAGTGATGCAACTGGGATTCAACTCTTAGGTCTTGAAAGCCCTCTAACTTGTCTCTGCTTTAACTAAGGTTGTGTTTTTTAacagatttagttaaatcagCTCAATCCCCTGGGTAGAAAActcttaaatcagttttaaaatggcTTAAATCAATTTAGCTTAATTCATTAAGGAATCGGCTTAAGTTGCATCGAGATAAGCCCGCTTGAAATCAGTTTGAGTGTCCAAACTGGGGTTTTGCACAGGTTTaacttaatgtaattttaaagtgattttagttaaactggtacaactttGTATGTAGACAGAGGACAGgatttacaaagatatttaggccccGAAAAATGCAATTGGACATTTACTGGAATTTATAAAAGCACTAGGTGCTAACTCGGAAtgagttcagggctcaggctgagGATGGTGGCTTATATTGAATTAATTTCTTAAATTTTATAGTTTATTTTTTGAGCATAACACATAGGAACTCCTCTATGTGTttacaagttaaaaataaaaactgattaCTGTAACCTGCTATACTCATTAACTCTAGCCAATTCCCCATCTTATGCCATGCAAGAAACGGCTAATATCTAGGCTTTTCTTGTGGAGCCACTGGGGGAGCTATGTCAGAGAAGCCTGTCCTCCCTGAAAGATTTTTGTCACCTTTCCTGTTGCCAATTCCTGACGTGTCCTTCAGGCCAGGAACCGGCAAGGGGAAGGTCTGTTGCACTGCTGAAGCTGTAATGTGACTAGGAAGCATCAGGCTTTCAGAGGGCAAGGCGTGGCGGGGTGGGATGCCCTCTGGGAGAGTATAGCTACATGTGGAAAAGGTCTTGTTGACttgctggagggcagggagggagctgtAGCTCAGAGGGAGATGTAGGGAGATAGCGTTGCTAAGGTACTTAAGACGAATGACTAGTCTTCAGTACTGTGTTGCAGAACGCTCAGGGTGGGTGTGTCCTAGGAGTCAACAATACAACGTTTTAATTTATCTCTTTGGTCAGACGCTATCCCAGCAACATGAACACAGCAGAAGTGGGTTCCATTAAGATCCATTGAGAGGGTTTCACATTCAAATACACTAACTGGGAAAAGGACACcaagaattactgggtgaggttcgctggcctgtgttatgcagtaTGTCAGATCATAGAGGTCCCCCTGGCCTTGCGATCTTCGAAATGTGAAACGTATGTAATAGAGTAAAACCTCTGAACGGTAAGTGTGATAATGAGATTTGTCAGCTCCATGGCAAATCCTATCCATCCCTCGCCAGCATGATGGTGGTTACAAAGTTGGGTGCTGCTTTTCCATGAAAGTAGAGTCAGGACAAGGAACGGGACCCCTTCAGCCACCATCCCTCCCTCTGGCAGCGGCCTCCAACATCCTTCCTCCCCACGTGGTTACCAGAAATTATCTACACACCAAACGTGAGGCCAGAATGTGCAAGGGCCTATGCTGGATCTGCACTGGCCCTTAGGGAGTTTTGGGAGGCATTGTGCCTCAGCTGTGAGGTGTGCGAGGGGCGTTGGCCTGCTGCACTATCCTTTACAAGGCTGAAGCATGCTCCTTGTTGTGCATTTGGCTAATCTTGCTGTCCCGTGTGGGTGTACTGCCTTCTCCTCATCCCAGGGGGTGCTAGCAGGGATTCCTGGATTCTGTATACGCTCTTTATATCCTTCCCTTGCCGTGCACCGCTTATGCTGTCAGGTCcccacaaaaatcatgagatttataaaaatataatacatttttggttctttttatttgccttctggggtttggtttttttttttttagcttttcagggacacattttcaggcttttctctgcaaccagaagGACTAGAAACATCCTTTTTATATTAAATGAAagcacataatcacatgactccaggatctgggacTTTCAGAGAAACACCAAATTATCATGAGACTTATGATAAAATCACAGGAGCTGGCAACAATATGACAGGGTCTAGCCACAGACCAACACTAAACTAAATCATAGGTTCCCCTTACAGTGTAAGTACCATTTTATCAGGCTATTTTAAGAATATGCTCCTAATAAGCAAAGAAGGCTCCTCCTTGCATGGGTAAGTATATGTGCATATGGATAGCTCTTTGGGAGACAGAggatcaaattcatccctgatgtaactcaGCTGAAGTTAGTGGAATTATGCCAGCGGTAAATGTAGCACGGAGTGATCAATCATGTGAAAGTTACAAAACCTGATTTAAAATCTTCCCCGAAcactaaaaaaaacaacccctgcTAATCGATCTCTGTAATTATAATTTTACATGGCAGAATTGATGGCTTTTGGCTAAATCAGTTGCTGAAGGCTGCCTCTGGGGTCATATTTTGCTGAAAGTGGTCAAACGAACAATTAAACCACTGTTGTAGATGAGTGAGACAGTTTTTCTCTTAGCCTTAGAGTAAAGAGATCAGAGGCCACTGGCAACTCATTCAACATCATAATTTATTTCGATTCTAGCTCCATAGCTGAACTAAAAATAACTTGAGCCGagataaatcatttaaaaatatacccCTATGTTTGTAAAAGCTGCAAAGACCCTGCttacatggaaaaataaaaagaaataattatCCTTGAATCATTAGAAAATCCAGTAAATTAAATTAACCTCCTCCTACATTACTATTGGTCTCTGATCTGCCAACACTGGTTTCACTGCTTGAGTCCCACCCATAGCAAGAATACACCTTGGAAGATTGCATATAATATTGCTCAGCAGAATATCAGGCTGTGTATTTTTATAAGCACCTCCTATGTTTATGTCCCAAAGCAGTCAAACGATAAATTAATGTTTTGGGGCCTTAAATCTGGAAGCTCTGTTTCTCAGGCTGACATTTGAATTTGTCAGATATTGTGAAGGGGGGACCAATTTGAAAACGAAACAGGAACAt
Encoded here:
- the KIAA1958 gene encoding uncharacterized protein KIAA1958 homolog codes for the protein MEDCLHTSSENLSKLVSWAHSHGTICSLIPNLKHLLSEGSHGNLTAMWGCGAGHAYHWPLTATCRAGSQERVCFQDNRSFNSDSPSIIGVPSETQTSPVERYPGRPVKAKLDCNRTRDSCDFSYCSEPSELDEAVEEYEDEATLFDMVCESSVTDEDSDFEPHTQRSQTISRKRPGAGQSSSSLSGSQSQVIDESSNNVIVKKIKQEIPEDYYIVANAELTGGIDGPALSLTQMSKPKPQTHAGPSYIGPSKPTPPVAPSLSAELDLQNVSASPPVISRPAVQKPARVTLASPNRGPASTPTANQQVALQMPVSTSNTSKQISIPLSALQLPGQEEQAASEDLLQPVPNQVPAGEVALSPSISAEPEVSSSQQQPNTAPIITAEATAQSIPDQDERAAELSREQNEKTIRSTQTALRNFREFLISKYPSETREIYVIPCKELDAYLASFFVDARQKDGSEYEPNSLANYQCGLERYLKEHRYGYSITRDKEFKRSQEALKQKQIELRCKGKGNKPHKSMKLTFADELILRKRGLLSRYNPEGLLNLVWLNNTKAFGHCTGFHGSTLKWGDIRLRVTETGLEYLEWMGQETGDMNAKTKRGGTDSRVYATQHAPQTCPVQDYKEYAQRRPPAMRYEDAPFYLSIKPVVNLAALHWYNCQALGKNKLAKMVKTMCEKGNIPGRKTNFSVYQSCSTLSEAQSNQLVLICNNLSQQAAQSMASHSSSGNFIVSASYDSSSDTA